The DNA region agtgTTTAATCAATAATAGTTCACTATGGTAATGCAACTTAGTGTTTAATTCATAATAGGAGTGATGGACATCAACCTGCAATGTTTATAGTTTTCTAAAATCCTCTAGCCCTGTGTAGATGGGGGTTGATTACAGAAGGATCTGCCACTCTTTCGGTGGTTCATTCTGTTGTGTTGGGGGTTTCATTATTAGTATCCTTAAAAGTATGTTCCGTGTGTTATTGTGCTTACACATTTTTTGTCAAGTTTTTTCTCCAtttctttgtttgttttaaactttTGTTATTGATTTACAGGCAAGACGAGCTTTGAGGGCCCTGAAGGCAGTGGTGAGGTTGCAAGCTATATTTCGTGGTTGGCAAGTGAGAAAGCAAGCAGCTGTTACTCTAAGGTGCATGCAGGCTCTTGTGCGAGTTCAAGCACGTGTCAAGGCAAGGAATGTTGGGAACTCTCAAGAAGGGAAATATGCACGGTGCAATGAAGCTGATCCTGTTAAGCAAGCTGAGGTATCATAAGTTTTTCACAATTTGCCTCAAGACTGTGTGACATAACATTCTGAAATGTTGATGTCATGTTAAGCTAGTAAGGAGATGTTAACATTTAGCATAATGTGCCATGTTATTGTCAGCAAGGGTGGTGTGACATTCCAAGAACTGCGGAAGAGGCAAAATTACAAATGAGGCAGGAAGGAGCAATTAAGAGGGATAGAACAAAGGCATATTCTCAGTCTAAGAAGGTAATGGAGTAGAGAAAATCTACTATATTTGTGGTGAGAGTCAGTAGTGAAATGATTACCAAAAATATATGTGCTTCAGTAAACTTTGCTTGCTTTCAGAAATTGACAGCGAGTCCAAACTCAAGAGCTTCTAAGTCAGTGATTCCTCTCAAGAACCGCAAGCTAGACAGAAAGAGCTCGGGATGGAACATGCTAGATCGCTGGATGGCTGCAAAGCCATGGGAGAGCAGGTCAATGGTAGAGATGTATTTGGACTCACCTGTCATGACTCCAGTGACCAGTAAAAGTGATCATCTTGTTCTTCCCTTTAATTCGAATCAACAAATTGGCACGGTCAAAGCAAGAAGGAATGGTGTGACAACTAGGATTTCAACTAAATCTCTTACAACTAGTCAATCAACTCCATCATCTTCAGCCATAAGCTCTGAATGCATGTATGATGATAGCCCTATGTCAACTTCATGCACATCTGGATCCCCAGCTCGACCATCTAACAACAATGTTACAGTGGAACCAACAGAGGAAACAAATGCTTGTAAACCAAGCTACATGAATCTGACAGCATCAACCAAAGCTAAACTGAAACCCTGTAGGTGTTTTTCTCAGAATTCAAAGACAATCTTTATGGATGATTGTGTGTCACTAAGTGGAGTTACTAGAAGCAGTTCTGGTTCCTACCCTTCTGCTAATACATGGAAGAATCTCTATGCAACACCTCTAAGAACAAGTTATCAAAGACAATAGACAATGAAAGATAAGTAGTTGCTTCATGACAATAAAGTTCTATTTCAATAAGCCCAACAGCTTGTTGTTCATTGGTACCTTAATGTCATCAGATGAATGTGCGTACGAAGTCACAGATAATTGTTAATTGATACTGTAGAC from Glycine soja cultivar W05 chromosome 8, ASM419377v2, whole genome shotgun sequence includes:
- the LOC114423669 gene encoding protein IQ-DOMAIN 1-like, with amino-acid sequence MGGSGRWLKSLISLRRPSPTDQEKGGGKSKRQWKLWKSTSEGFGIGSSMHKGQGGGGSFVVDGGAFAAALAAVVRTPLKDFMVIKQEWAAIRIQAVFRGFLARRALRALKAVVRLQAIFRGWQVRKQAAVTLRCMQALVRVQARVKARNVGNSQEGKYARCNEADPVKQAEQGWCDIPRTAEEAKLQMRQEGAIKRDRTKAYSQSKKKLTASPNSRASKSVIPLKNRKLDRKSSGWNMLDRWMAAKPWESRSMVEMYLDSPVMTPVTSKSDHLVLPFNSNQQIGTVKARRNGVTTRISTKSLTTSQSTPSSSAISSECMYDDSPMSTSCTSGSPARPSNNNVTVEPTEETNACKPSYMNLTASTKAKLKPCRCFSQNSKTIFMDDCVSLSGVTRSSSGSYPSANTWKNLYATPLRTSYQRQ